ttaagatttcccttcactggaactaaggggcctagtccgaaccatgaagaacagccccagattttacagttggcaccgtgcattgaggcaggtagcgatctcctggcatccaccaaacgcATATTCGTCCGGACTGCTATGCGCTTCAACACtctgcggtcctgttctgtgagcttgtgtgacctaccacttcgcggctgagccgctgttgctcctagacatttccacttcacaataacagcagtcacagttgaccagggcagcctTAGCAGGGCACAAatggaactgacttgttggaaaggtggcatcctatgaaggtgccacgttgaaagtctgagctcttcagtaaggccattcaactgccaatgtttgtctatggaggttgcatggctgtgtaatcgattttgtacacctgtcagcaacgggtgtggctgaaatagtcatATTGACTgacttgaaggggtgtccatgtacttttgtatatatagtgtactacaccTCCAATCTTACCTGCTCCTGGTGACTCTCTATGATGACCAGGTGTCCTCCATCGTGGATGCAGGCGTACTGACTCTGTTCCCAGGTCAGTTTTTCTTTAGAGAAGTAGTAACATGATCCATTGTAGAACTCCCAGCCAGGAGAACACAGCTGATTGGCATTACATCTCTTCTGATTCCCtgtaaaagagagaggagagacaagaacACACAAGAAGACAAGGAGACAAGGAGACAAGAGACAATGAGATGCGATTTGTATTTGATGacttacagtactacagtatatactatatttatatgtatatccaggatatacagtataatacattataatattcAGTACTATAGTATGTCCTATACTTATATGTATATCCAGTAAATACAGCATAATAATAtaagtacaatataatacagtatgaTATTCAGTACTAAAATACATGGTAGTACTATATGGTAGTATAATATAACTGTTCATGAGGCATCCACTTTAGTACTCTCATGCATGGGAGGAGGATAGAACTAACCTTGGATGGTTGCCAGGAGATCTTTGACCCTAGTAAGGTTGTCATTACAGTCTTGTAGCTCAGAGAATAACAGCTCTCTCTGGACTGAGAAAAGAATAGATTGATATTTTATTAGACTATTTTTcctatcttaatcttttctttttattggccagtctgagatatgactttttctttgcaactctgcctagaaggccagcatcccggagtcgcatcttcactgttgaccttgagactggtgtttgagggtactatttaatgaagctgccagttgaggacttgtgtggtgtctgtttctcaagctagacactctaatgtacttgacTTCGTGCTCAGTtgggcaccggggcctcccactcctctttctattttggttagaatcagtttgcgctgttctgtgaagggagtaatacacagcgttgtaagagatcttccgtttcttggcaatttctcgcatggccttcatttctctgaacaagaatagactgacgagtttcagaggaaagggttttgtttctggccattttgagcctgtaatcgaacccacaaagtCTGATGCTCCAGTTGAACagatttcagctgtgctaacataattgcaaaagggttttctaattatcaattatccttttaaaatggtAAACTTGACCTGGCTAAacgcaacgtgccattggaacacaggagtgatggttgctaacaatgggcctctgtacgccaatgtagatattccttaaaaaaaatctgtagtttccagctacaatagtaatttacaacattaacaatgtctacactgtatttctgatcaatttgaggtTATTTGAATAATAGACACATTTTTTTCTAAGTGacgccaaacttttgaacggtagtgtatatattatttataatatgtacagtaccagtcaaaagtttggacacacctactcattcaagggtttatctttaaCTTatagttttctacattgtagaataatagtaaagaaattaaaactatgaaaaaacacgtATGAAATCATATCGTAacaaaaagtgttaatcaaatcaaaatatatgctTGTATTTTTTACACATATTTACCTTTATTATAAAAGAAGTGTTGAAATAAGGCCGTAATACAAAGGTATGTATTTGACGAACAACCCCACCCTGGCACTCGAAggcgccaggctccccagcattacgcactcctgACACCATcagtacgcacacctgcctttccCCATTATGCGCATCAACgtattattggactcacctggactcaatcaccagtttattacctcccctatatttgtcagttccccatctcTGTTCCCCGCTGCTGCATTGATTGTCGTTTGTCGTTATGTATCCGTGTGCTGGCGCTGTTTCTGTCTTGCTCTTTGTCTGTTCCTAATTAAATGtcaactccccgtacctgcttctcgtctCCAGCGTCGGTCCTTACACAAAATGACTTTCCAATACACTTCACCACACTGATATGAATAGGTTTCCATTAGGGCCAGACGTCTTTTCTGGCCAAGTAAAACCCCTCTGCTTCCTCAtatactgtcacgccttggtcttagtattttgtgttttagttaattagttggtcaggccagggtgtgacatgggtttatgttattgaggtttttgtaggcattgggattgtggttgattaggggtgtgttatgtttaggtttggctgcctgaggcggttctcaatcagagtcaggtgattcttgttgtctctgatagggaaccgtatttaggtagcaaTACTGCTGTAAATGTAATCCTAACCTTGATAACATGGAACTTTTTACTGAAATGAGAAGTTTGCGTTAAATTGGGTTCAACTTCCACTTTTAAACTTCACATGAATAATGAATGAATATATGATATGAATAGGAGTGTTGTGGCAAGTCAGTTGAGTCCTGTTCTAGACTACCTACCTGTTATGATGAGGGTCTCATTCTGTAGTCTCTTATAGCTGTCTTGCAGTTCATGCAGTTTCCCTGTTATTAAAGAGCAAATAATATGAAGgaataacatgaatttatttacatATCTAACCATAAAGTAAGAAAGTAAACCTTGTACAAGCTAGAATGACCTATTATCTAACAATAGACCTATTCAAATGAAACAATATTTTCTTTATATATTACAGTGAAATGGCAGTATTTTAATCTGAGCCAGTCCCCCATTGACAAACTGCATCTTTATGATTTATATGAAGGATTCTCTCAAATATTTATATAAGGGGTTGATCATGGGAATCACCTGTTAGATTCTCTTTCATCTGGGCAAAGTGAGCCCCTTCAGCTTGAAGACTAGTCATGTTGGAAGCATCTGGAACAGAGACAATAAGACAAGATGGAGGGTTGTGGTTTTTCTCTTGTGTTTGTCACTATCGTACCAACCTGAAATGTACTGGTCTGGGTTGGCTTGGATATTTTCTTTGCTCATTGTCATTTTCAGCAGAGTTCCAGGCCAGCAACTATGGTGGATGCATAACCAGTCCAGCTTAGCTCAGTGGTGTAAAAGAGTAGAGTTGTGTAAAAGGGCTCAGTAGTGTAAAAGGGTTCAGTAGTGTAAAAGGGTTCAGTAGTGTAAAAGGGTTCAGTAGTGTAAAAGGGTTCAGTAGTGTAAAAGGGTTCTGTAGTGTAAAAGGGTTCAGTAGTGTAAAAGGGTTCAGTAGTGTAAAAGGGTTCAGCAGTGTAAAAGGGTTCAGTAGTGTAAAAGGGTTCAGTAGTGTAAAAGGGTTCAGTAGTGTAAAAGGGTCAGGGTTCCATATAATGGTTATATACTCACAGAGGACTCCCAGAGTGATCGCCAGGCCCAGCAgtagaacacagagacacatcaggGTCACCACGGGAACTGTCCCATACCCTCCCTCAGGGATTGTAGCCTTTGACCCCATTGGGGGAGTGGGGTCACTATTGCCAGGGTCCCTTCCTGTAAAAGGAGTGGGTGTCAGAGTTTAAAAGGTCATAAGGTTTGTTATATTCGGGgtaaactttgaacattgagatattaaagacatgatagatcAGACGCATAGTGAATAAGAAATGGAAGAGATTGGGTTTTATGTTAGGAGGTGGTGGGTCTCTGCAGAAAGACATatggctttggaatgtgttgGGTGGACGGGAGGAGACCACTGGATTGCTATAGGGGAAGcggatggacatctgtggattaggcgaaggaggagttgaggtcaggaggtcaggtcagatcccctgaagggaGTAATAAGGGTTTATTATCCTAGTACCCTCTTCCTGTGGAACCataagatgtaaggattggagagaaggaggagtgtccAAAGTGGAGTATATATACTTGTGATGGTGAGAACATGTTTttgtctgaattacagctgtaacaaccctttgggaagaattaaacttggttaaagcttctctgGTGTctgtgagttatttactctgaaaattaGAACATAACAGGTTAATTAAGGGGTACTTAATGTAACCCTTagctaactgtaacacaaataCATCTCACCTTTCCCAGGATCCTTCTGCTCACTAGCTCTACCTCCCGGTCTTTTAACCTCAGAGTATGTGACATCCTCTTCATGTTCGGCTACTCCTatggttacagagagagagatgaagaaagagATCATTTTTTTCACTTATATTATACATATTGCACCCCCATGCGTGATTATATTGTTTCTCTAAAACCAACCCCATGGTGATTACCACCTATTAGAATTAGAGTTCCTCTCTATGAATCCACTACCTCAACATTCTATTAGAATTGTACCATTCTAGTTCCTCTCTATGAATCCACTACCTCAACATTCTATTAGAATTGTACCATTCTAGTTCCTCTCTATGAATCCACTATCTCAACATTCTATTAGAATTGTACCATTCTAGCTCCTCTTTCACAATCCACTATCTCAACATTCTATTAGAATTGTACCATTCTAGCTCCTCTCTCACAATCCACTATCTCAACATTATATTAGAATTGTACCATTCTAGTTCCTCTCTCACAATCAACTATCTCAACATTATATTAGAATTGTACCATTCTAGTTCCTCTCTCACAATTCACTATCTCAACATTCTATTAGAAATGTATCAGtctacacagaacaaaaatataaattcaacatgtaaagtgttggtaccatgtttcatgaactgaaataaaagatcccagaaatgttccatacacacaaaaagcttaattgctctcaaattgtgtgcacaaaattACATCGCTGTTAGTGACCATTTCTACTTTGCAAagataatccacctgacaggtgtggcatatcaagaagtggattaaaaaacattatgatgacacaaataaaaggccactctaaaatgtgcagttttgtcacccaacacaatgccacagatgtctcaagttttgtggGAACATGCAATTGGAATTCGGACTGCAGGAATGtcactagagctgttgccagagaattcgaTGTTCATCGctgccataagccgcctccagtGTCGGTTAAGAGAATTATGCAACCGaactcacaaccgcagaccatgcgTATGTCTTTGTGTGGGCAAGCAGTTTGCTAATGTCAACATGTCAacaacagagtgccccatgttgGTGGAGGAGTTATGGTATGAGCAggaataagctatggacaacaaacacaattacattttatcgatTAGCTATTTGAATGTACAAAAATACCATAACGAGTTCCTGCGGCcaattgtgaggcccattttgtTTGGATACAGATACAAAAAGATGCGtatctgcattcccagtcatgtgaaatccgtagattcgatcctaatgaatttatttcaattgactgatttcctcatattaactgtaactcagtaaactcttttaaattgttgcatgttgcgtttatatgtcTGTTCAGTATAGTTCCTCTCTCACAATTTACTATTTCAACATTCTATTAGAAATGCAGTGTTCTATTTCCCCTTTTTCAATCAACGATCTCAGCATTCTATTAGAAAGATACcgttctcattcctctctctcaatcAACTCTCAACATTCTATTAGAAAGATACcgttctcattcctctctctcaatcAACTCTCAACATTCTATTAGAAAGATACCGttctcattcctctctcactATCCGCTATCTCAATATTATTTTAGAAATATACCATTCTAGTACCTCTCTTACAATCAACTATATAAACATTCTATTAGAAAGATATCACTCTAGTTCCTCTTTAACAATCCACTATCTCCGCATTATTTACTTTGAGCTCTACTAAGTTACAGTCCCTTGACAGTCCCAACATGCAAATCACTTTATTAACTGTTAGGGTCACTAACCAAAATATACAATGTCTAATATTCTAATTCAACATATCTGAAGAAAAGCTGACATATTGTTATGAGAAATGGGGAAACACCTTAGGCCATAAACCAAATGTAACAGGttgatgctgtctgtctgtctgtctgtctgtctgtctgtctgtctgtctgtctggctggctggctggctggctggctggctgtctggctgtctgtctggctggctgtctgtctggctttcTGGAAGATGGTTGACAGCGTGAAATCCAACAGATACGTCGAGAGTGTGACGAGTAACAACTCATTTAGATGGAACTGTCATACTCTCATGCCCTTTATATTGCACTAATACTGTACAGATCCTTCAAAATAGGATTCTCTGTGGAGAACCTTTGTTGAGGCCGTGTGGAATGTATTCAAAAGGAAATGAACGTGTCTGAGAGTCATAAATAAAGCACAAACATTGCACTATATATAACTATGCTATAGTACATTCTAAAAGAGTGCCCAGTGACTCATACACTACCACATGTTAAACATATAGTACTAATTCATATTAATAAGTACAATTACAAATATTGATCCCAACTAAAATACTGTCTTCTTTTCCCTATAGCCCCTGGGTTTACACAGTTAATGTTCATGACACAACCATACAGTAAATCATCATCACTATAATTATAACCAGTTAACAACAGTCTATACAGCCTTCTTCTGTTACTAACTCCTTGTTGAATTATGACATCTCCACCCTCGCCCCCCAATGTGATGAAATGTTGAAAACTAATAAAGCCATATAAATGAGAGAGAACTCACCATTAGAAACTTCACTTTCTCTTCC
Above is a genomic segment from Oncorhynchus masou masou isolate Uvic2021 chromosome 23, UVic_Omas_1.1, whole genome shotgun sequence containing:
- the LOC135510444 gene encoding C-type lectin domain family 4 member G-like; the protein is MMSGEIIYSDVTFTRHQNQDTGRESEVSNGVAEHEEDVTYSEVKRPGGRASEQKDPGKGRDPGNSDPTPPMGSKATIPEGGYGTVPVVTLMCLCVLLLGLAITLGVLYASNMTSLQAEGAHFAQMKENLTGKLHELQDSYKRLQNETLIITVQRELLFSELQDCNDNLTRVKDLLATIQGNQKRCNANQLCSPGWEFYNGSCYYFSKEKLTWEQSQYACIHDGGHLVIIESHQEQEFIKQRVVALGIDPYDHSPWIGLTDEKQDKLWVWMDNTTLNENIKYWDFGEPNNYGPKGESENCVRIGQKCHKQKNCWFDFPCAEPSKRICESRAVCESRAGTP